From the Gordonia bronchialis DSM 43247 genome, one window contains:
- the dnaJ gene encoding molecular chaperone DnaJ: protein MARDYYGILGVPQGASEQEIKRAYRKKARELHPDVNPGEEERFKEVSTAYEVLSDPEKRRIVDAGGDPLATAGAGGFGGGFGGGGFGDVFEAFFGSGGAFGGGGGFGGGRGPRSRVQPGEPALVAVELDLAECASGVNKEITVDTAILCDVCTGSGTNGTSKPVTCDTCEGNGQIQAVQRSLLGQVMTVRECPTCHGVGEVIADPCHKCGGDGRVRSRRTMTVRIPAGIESGMRVRLAGQGEVGPGGGPAGDLYVEISERPHEVFMRDKDDLHCTLRVPMADAALGAEFSVDTILGDPVTVAIAAGTQPGQVVKLRGQGMPHVNSGVRGTMHVHLDVVVPAKLDSAQAAALKRFRETSDDQIEIVSTTSAAGPGGLFSRLRNAFAGR from the coding sequence GTGGCACGTGATTACTACGGAATCCTGGGTGTGCCCCAAGGGGCCAGCGAGCAGGAGATCAAGCGCGCCTACCGCAAGAAGGCCCGTGAACTGCACCCGGACGTCAATCCGGGCGAAGAGGAACGCTTCAAAGAGGTCAGTACCGCCTACGAGGTGCTGAGCGACCCGGAGAAGCGGCGCATCGTCGACGCCGGTGGCGATCCCCTCGCGACGGCGGGTGCGGGCGGTTTCGGTGGTGGATTCGGCGGTGGTGGTTTCGGTGACGTGTTCGAGGCGTTCTTCGGCTCGGGTGGCGCCTTCGGCGGTGGTGGTGGCTTCGGTGGCGGTCGTGGCCCGCGTTCACGCGTGCAGCCCGGCGAACCCGCGCTGGTCGCGGTGGAGCTCGACCTCGCCGAATGTGCCTCGGGGGTGAACAAGGAGATCACGGTCGACACCGCGATCCTGTGCGATGTGTGCACCGGCTCGGGCACCAACGGCACCAGCAAACCCGTCACCTGCGACACCTGTGAGGGCAACGGCCAGATCCAGGCGGTGCAGCGCTCGCTGCTCGGCCAGGTGATGACCGTGCGCGAATGTCCCACCTGCCACGGTGTCGGCGAGGTCATCGCCGACCCGTGCCACAAGTGTGGGGGTGACGGCCGGGTGCGCTCGCGCCGCACGATGACCGTCCGGATCCCGGCCGGCATCGAGAGCGGGATGCGGGTGCGGCTGGCCGGTCAGGGTGAGGTGGGGCCGGGCGGTGGTCCGGCCGGCGACCTCTACGTGGAGATCTCCGAGCGCCCACATGAGGTGTTCATGCGCGACAAGGACGACCTGCACTGCACCCTGCGGGTGCCGATGGCCGACGCCGCGCTCGGTGCGGAGTTCAGCGTCGACACCATCCTCGGCGATCCGGTGACGGTCGCCATCGCCGCCGGCACCCAGCCGGGCCAGGTGGTCAAGCTGCGCGGCCAGGGGATGCCGCACGTGAATTCCGGCGTGCGCGGAACAATGCACGTGCATCTCGACGTGGTGGTACCCGCCAAGCTCGACAGCGCGCAGGCCGCGGCGCTCAAACGGTTCCGGGAGACCTCCGACGACCAGATCGAGATCGTCAGTACGACGAGCGCGGCCGGTCCGGGTGGCCTGTTCTCCCGGCTGCGCAACGCCTTCGCGGGCCGGTAG
- the hrcA gene encoding heat-inducible transcriptional repressor HrcA — MSSTDDRRFAILRAIVTDYVDTQEPIGSKALVERHQLGVSSATVRNDMAVLEAEGYITQPHTSSGRVPTDEGYRVFVDRISEIKPLSAAERRAILSVLDSGVDLDDVLRRSVKLLAQLTRQVAVIQYPALSTATVRHLEVVTLSASRLLLVVITDNGRVEQRMVALSQDLDEEDFTRLRDMFSNALHGKRLEEASAAVTELANEAPDDIRTAVVNVATVLVETLVERGDDRLVLGGTSNLARSAADFAPVLGGMDTVLDALEEQVVVLKLLAATQRMGAVTVQIGEETQTENLRGTSVVSTGYGASGTVFGGVGVLGPTRMDYPGTIASVAAVAKYVGEVLAER, encoded by the coding sequence ATGTCCAGCACGGACGACCGTCGTTTCGCGATCCTGCGCGCGATCGTCACGGATTATGTCGACACGCAGGAACCGATCGGCTCGAAGGCGTTGGTCGAGCGACATCAGCTCGGCGTGTCCAGTGCGACCGTCCGCAACGACATGGCCGTCCTCGAGGCGGAGGGATACATCACCCAGCCGCACACCAGTTCCGGGCGGGTGCCCACCGACGAGGGCTACCGGGTGTTCGTCGACCGGATCAGCGAGATCAAACCGCTGTCGGCAGCCGAACGCCGGGCCATCCTCTCGGTTCTGGACTCCGGCGTCGACCTCGACGACGTGCTGCGCCGGTCGGTCAAACTGCTGGCCCAGCTGACCAGGCAGGTCGCGGTGATCCAGTACCCGGCGCTGTCCACGGCGACCGTCCGCCATCTCGAGGTGGTGACGCTCTCGGCGTCCCGGTTGCTGCTGGTGGTGATCACCGACAACGGTCGCGTGGAACAGCGGATGGTCGCGCTCTCGCAGGATCTCGACGAGGAGGACTTCACCCGCCTGCGGGACATGTTCTCCAATGCGTTGCACGGCAAACGCCTCGAGGAGGCCTCGGCCGCGGTCACCGAACTCGCCAACGAGGCGCCGGACGACATCCGCACCGCGGTGGTGAACGTCGCCACGGTGCTGGTGGAAACCCTGGTGGAGCGCGGCGATGACCGCCTGGTGCTGGGCGGCACGTCGAATCTGGCACGGTCGGCCGCCGATTTCGCGCCCGTTCTCGGTGGCATGGACACCGTGCTCGATGCGCTCGAGGAGCAGGTGGTGGTGCTCAAGCTGCTGGCCGCCACCCAGCGTATGGGCGCGGTCACAGTGCAGATCGGCGAGGAGACGCAGACCGAGAACCTGCGTGGAACCTCGGTGGTGTCGACGGGGTACGGTGCATCGGGCACGGTGTTCGGCGGGGTGGGCGTGCTCGGGCCGACCCGCATGGACTATCCGGGAACCATTGCCTCGGTCGCGGCCGTTGCCAAATACGTCGGTGAGGTGCTCGCCGAGCGATGA
- a CDS encoding type II toxin-antitoxin system VapB family antitoxin: MIFKGVREGKPYPDHGLSTRAWAKIPPRQLRLDELTTVTTVLALDKLLSEDSTFYGDLFAHVVRWQGELYLEDGLHRAVRSALRNRHVIHARTLDLDTLDLSRGTESLESQLGDTAELPRAERPAGAHRRDAAPAGGRSTGWTTPQADGRSWRVGRTAGLGSDDHEPRRQ, from the coding sequence ATGATCTTCAAGGGGGTTCGCGAGGGTAAGCCCTACCCCGACCACGGGTTGTCGACGCGGGCGTGGGCCAAGATCCCGCCGCGTCAGCTCCGGTTGGACGAGCTCACCACCGTCACCACGGTGCTCGCGCTGGACAAACTGCTCAGCGAGGACTCGACGTTCTACGGTGACCTGTTCGCGCATGTGGTCCGCTGGCAGGGCGAGCTCTACCTCGAGGACGGCCTGCACCGCGCCGTGCGCTCCGCCCTGCGCAACCGGCACGTCATCCACGCTCGCACCCTCGATCTGGACACACTGGATCTGAGCCGGGGCACCGAGTCCCTGGAGAGTCAGCTCGGTGACACCGCGGAACTCCCCAGAGCCGAGCGGCCCGCGGGCGCCCATCGGCGCGACGCCGCGCCGGCCGGCGGGCGCAGCACCGGATGGACGACCCCGCAGGCCGACGGTCGGAGCTGGCGTGTTGGCCGGACCGCCGGGCTCGGCTCCGACGACCACGAACCGCGACGTCAGTAG
- the hemW gene encoding radical SAM family heme chaperone HemW, translating to MADQAVVAACADADPDTPFGLYLHVPFCATRCGYCDFNTYTAGELGSSSSPESWRRAVAAELELAAGMLSPARPVSSIFVGGGTPSLLGASGLTELLDRVRDNFELADDAEITTESNPESTSPAFFDGLAAAGFTRVSLGMQSAAPHVLAVLDRIHTPGRAVAAAREATAAGFDHVNLDLIYGTPGETDADLHASIDAVLDAGVDHVSAYALIVEDGTALARRIRRGEMPAPDDDVLADRYRILDRRLTDAGFSWYEVSNWARSASGECRHNLAYWRSDDWWGIGPGAHSHVNGVRWWNVKHPARYAQTLGERHLPRASSETLTPEDRHVETVMLTARCREGLPASALDDAENRRARELCGDGLLTAGEDSYVLTDEGRLLADGVVRRILWG from the coding sequence ATGGCCGATCAGGCCGTCGTCGCTGCCTGCGCCGACGCCGATCCCGATACGCCGTTCGGCCTCTACCTGCATGTGCCGTTCTGCGCGACGCGATGCGGATACTGCGACTTCAACACCTACACGGCGGGTGAACTGGGCTCGTCGTCGTCGCCGGAGTCCTGGCGCCGAGCCGTGGCGGCCGAACTCGAACTGGCCGCCGGCATGCTGTCACCGGCCCGGCCGGTGTCGTCGATCTTCGTCGGCGGGGGAACGCCGTCGCTGCTCGGCGCATCCGGGCTGACCGAGCTGCTCGACCGCGTGCGGGACAACTTCGAGCTCGCCGACGACGCCGAGATCACCACCGAATCCAATCCTGAGTCCACCTCCCCGGCATTTTTCGACGGCCTGGCGGCGGCGGGCTTCACGCGCGTCTCGCTCGGCATGCAGTCGGCAGCACCCCATGTGCTCGCGGTCCTCGATCGCATCCACACGCCCGGCCGCGCCGTCGCGGCGGCCCGCGAGGCGACGGCGGCCGGTTTCGACCACGTGAATCTCGACCTGATCTACGGGACGCCGGGGGAGACCGACGCGGATCTGCACGCGAGTATCGACGCGGTCCTCGATGCCGGCGTCGACCATGTCTCGGCGTACGCGCTGATCGTCGAGGACGGCACCGCGCTGGCCCGGCGGATACGACGAGGTGAAATGCCGGCTCCCGACGACGACGTGCTCGCCGACCGTTACCGCATCCTGGATCGGCGTCTCACCGACGCCGGATTCAGCTGGTACGAGGTGTCCAACTGGGCGCGAAGTGCGTCTGGCGAATGCCGGCACAACCTCGCCTACTGGCGCTCGGACGATTGGTGGGGGATCGGACCCGGCGCGCACTCGCATGTCAACGGTGTCCGGTGGTGGAACGTCAAGCACCCGGCGCGCTATGCGCAGACACTCGGCGAGCGACATCTGCCGCGCGCGTCGTCGGAGACTCTCACCCCCGAGGACCGCCATGTCGAGACGGTGATGCTCACCGCGCGTTGCCGCGAAGGTCTGCCGGCGAGCGCTCTCGATGACGCCGAGAACCGGCGGGCGCGTGAGTTGTGCGGCGACGGTCTGCTCACTGCTGGTGAGGATTCCTACGTCCTCACCGACGAGGGACGTTTGCTCGCCGACGGCGTGGTGCGCCGAATCCTATGGGGGTGA
- a CDS encoding nitrite/sulfite reductase has product MTSTTDAPAVTATGADNAADKASAAGDAPARPARPARKPRPAKRRAEGQWKLGYREPLNPNEQVKKDDNPLNVRARIENIYSKQGFDSIDKQDLRGRMRWWGLYTQRAQGYDGTWTGDENIDILEDNHFMMRIRCDAGALNVEQLRTLGQISTEFARDTADLSDRENVQYHWIRIEDVPTIWERIEGVGLKTTEACGDCPRVVLGSPLAGDAVDEVLDPTPAIDEIVRRYIGDPKYSNLPRKFKTAISGLQDVAHEINDVAFIGVVHPEHGPGLDLWVGGGLSTNPMLAQRVGAWVPLDEVPDVWEGVVSIFRDYGYRRLRAKARLKFLIKDWGIEKFRQVLEDEYLGRKLIDGPAPEPLTQPRDHVGVQKLKNGLNSVGFAAVAGRVSGTKLTAVADAAQRAGSDRIRFTPYQKVVVLDVADDKVEQLISDLAGQGLSARASNWRRNLMACSGIEFCKLSFTETRKRSQLLVPELEERLADINEKLDVPITVNINGCPNSCARSQIADIGFKGQLVDDDNGGQTEGFQVHLGGSLGMDSGFGRKLRQHKVTSTELGDYIDRVVRNFVDQREEGERFAQWAVRADEEALR; this is encoded by the coding sequence ATGACGTCCACAACAGATGCCCCTGCCGTCACGGCGACCGGCGCCGACAACGCCGCAGACAAGGCTTCGGCCGCCGGCGACGCACCGGCGCGGCCCGCCCGCCCGGCCCGCAAGCCGCGTCCGGCCAAGCGGCGTGCGGAAGGTCAGTGGAAGCTCGGCTACCGCGAGCCGCTGAACCCCAACGAGCAGGTCAAGAAGGACGACAACCCGCTCAACGTGCGCGCCCGCATCGAGAACATCTACTCCAAGCAGGGCTTCGACTCGATCGACAAGCAGGATCTTCGTGGCCGGATGCGCTGGTGGGGGCTCTACACCCAGCGCGCCCAGGGATACGACGGCACGTGGACCGGCGACGAGAACATCGACATCCTCGAGGACAACCACTTCATGATGCGCATCCGATGCGACGCCGGTGCGCTCAACGTGGAGCAGCTGCGGACCCTCGGCCAGATCTCGACGGAGTTCGCCCGCGACACCGCGGACCTCTCCGACCGCGAGAACGTCCAGTACCACTGGATCCGCATCGAGGACGTCCCCACCATCTGGGAGCGCATCGAGGGCGTGGGGCTCAAGACCACCGAGGCCTGCGGCGACTGCCCGCGTGTGGTACTCGGATCGCCGCTGGCCGGCGACGCCGTCGACGAGGTCCTCGACCCCACCCCGGCCATCGACGAGATCGTGCGCCGCTACATCGGCGACCCGAAGTACTCGAACCTGCCACGCAAGTTCAAGACGGCGATCTCGGGTCTGCAAGATGTGGCCCACGAGATCAACGACGTCGCCTTCATCGGCGTGGTCCATCCCGAACACGGCCCCGGCCTCGACCTGTGGGTCGGCGGCGGACTGTCGACCAACCCGATGCTGGCGCAGCGTGTCGGTGCCTGGGTTCCGCTCGACGAGGTCCCCGATGTGTGGGAGGGCGTCGTGTCGATCTTCCGCGACTACGGTTACCGCCGCCTGCGCGCCAAGGCGCGGCTGAAGTTCCTCATCAAGGACTGGGGCATCGAGAAGTTCCGTCAGGTCCTCGAAGACGAGTACCTGGGCCGCAAGCTCATCGACGGTCCGGCCCCCGAGCCGCTCACACAGCCGCGTGATCACGTCGGCGTGCAGAAACTCAAGAACGGTCTGAACTCGGTGGGCTTCGCCGCGGTGGCCGGACGCGTGTCGGGCACCAAGCTCACTGCCGTCGCCGACGCCGCGCAGCGCGCCGGCTCCGACCGGATCCGCTTCACCCCGTATCAGAAGGTGGTCGTCCTCGACGTCGCCGACGACAAGGTGGAGCAGCTCATCAGCGACCTCGCCGGCCAGGGCCTGTCGGCCCGCGCGTCCAACTGGCGCCGAAACCTCATGGCGTGCAGTGGTATCGAGTTCTGCAAGCTGTCCTTCACCGAGACCCGCAAGCGTTCGCAGCTCCTGGTGCCCGAACTCGAGGAACGTCTCGCCGACATCAACGAGAAGCTCGATGTCCCGATCACCGTGAACATCAACGGGTGCCCCAACTCGTGCGCCCGCTCGCAGATCGCCGACATCGGATTCAAGGGCCAGCTGGTCGACGACGACAACGGCGGCCAGACGGAGGGATTCCAGGTCCATCTCGGGGGCAGCCTCGGCATGGACTCCGGATTCGGTCGCAAGTTGCGTCAGCACAAGGTGACCTCCACCGAACTCGGCGACTACATCGACCGCGTGGTCCGCAACTTCGTGGATCAGCGCGAAGAAGGAGAACGGTTCGCGCAGTGGGCCGTTCGTGCAGACGAGGAGGCACTGCGATGA
- a CDS encoding phosphoadenylyl-sulfate reductase: MTASTAAATGRRFSEDELRALAAQGADELGPDATPEELFAWTARVFGDNFVVASNMQDAALVDLAVKHVDRDLLNGSPVKVLFLDTGYHFAETIGTRDAVEQVYGVDMVNLTPEHSVAEQDELLGRNLFARDPGECCRLRKVVPLKAGLSGYDAWVTGIRRVEAPTRANAPLISFDEGFGLVKINPIAPWSDETMQDYIDTNGVLVNPLVDEGYPSIGCAPCTAKPEPGSDPRSGRWAGRAKTECGLHA, encoded by the coding sequence ATGACCGCGTCCACCGCGGCGGCCACCGGCCGCCGGTTCAGCGAGGACGAATTGCGAGCGCTCGCCGCCCAGGGCGCCGACGAGTTGGGCCCCGACGCCACCCCGGAAGAGCTGTTCGCCTGGACCGCGCGGGTTTTCGGCGACAACTTCGTGGTGGCCTCCAATATGCAGGACGCCGCGCTCGTCGACCTCGCCGTCAAGCACGTCGACCGCGATCTGCTGAACGGCTCCCCGGTGAAGGTCCTCTTCCTCGACACCGGCTACCACTTCGCCGAGACCATCGGTACCCGCGATGCCGTCGAGCAGGTCTATGGCGTCGACATGGTCAACCTCACCCCCGAACACAGCGTCGCCGAACAGGATGAACTCCTGGGCCGCAACCTCTTTGCCCGTGATCCAGGCGAGTGCTGCCGGCTCCGCAAGGTGGTCCCGCTCAAGGCCGGCCTGTCCGGCTACGACGCCTGGGTCACCGGAATCCGCCGCGTGGAGGCACCGACCCGCGCCAACGCGCCGCTCATCTCCTTCGACGAAGGCTTCGGGCTGGTGAAGATCAACCCGATTGCCCCGTGGTCCGACGAGACCATGCAGGACTACATCGACACCAACGGTGTCCTAGTCAACCCGCTCGTCGACGAGGGCTACCCATCCATCGGCTGCGCACCATGCACGGCCAAGCCAGAACCCGGATCCGATCCGCGCAGCGGCCGCTGGGCCGGTCGCGCCAAGACAGAATGTGGGCTGCACGCATGA
- the cysD gene encoding sulfate adenylyltransferase subunit CysD: MTIIDSTAGTELPAPIAETDDFSTLDALESEAIHVFREVAGEFERPVILFSGGKDSTVLLHVALKAFWPAPLPFALLHVDTGHNLPEVLEFRDQVVARHNLRLHVAKVEDYLADGRLTERPDGVRNPLQTIPLLDAITENRFDAVFGGGRRDEERSRAKERIFSLRNAFGQWDPKRQRPELWNLYNGRHAPGEHVRVFPLSNWTELDIWRYIAREQVLLPSIYYAHERDVFLRDGMWMTPGVWGGPREGEELQRLSVRYRTVGDGSSTGAVLSEAADNDAVLDEVAASRLTERGATRGDDRVSEAAMEDRKREGYF, encoded by the coding sequence ATGACCATCATCGATTCCACGGCCGGCACCGAGCTCCCCGCACCGATCGCCGAGACCGACGACTTCAGCACGCTCGACGCCCTCGAATCCGAGGCCATTCACGTATTCCGGGAAGTGGCAGGCGAATTCGAGCGTCCGGTGATCTTGTTCTCCGGAGGCAAGGACTCGACTGTCCTGCTGCACGTCGCGCTCAAGGCGTTCTGGCCGGCTCCGCTGCCGTTCGCGTTGCTGCACGTGGACACCGGGCACAACCTGCCCGAGGTGCTCGAGTTCCGCGATCAGGTTGTGGCGCGCCACAACCTGCGGTTGCATGTGGCGAAGGTGGAGGACTACCTCGCTGACGGCCGCCTCACCGAGCGTCCCGACGGTGTTCGCAACCCGCTGCAGACCATTCCGCTGCTCGACGCGATCACCGAGAACCGCTTCGACGCGGTGTTCGGCGGCGGCCGCCGCGACGAGGAACGCTCTCGCGCCAAGGAGCGGATCTTCTCGCTGCGCAACGCCTTCGGGCAATGGGATCCCAAGCGTCAGCGCCCCGAACTGTGGAATCTCTACAACGGCCGCCACGCCCCCGGTGAGCATGTCCGCGTGTTCCCGTTGTCCAATTGGACCGAGCTCGACATCTGGCGCTACATCGCCCGTGAGCAGGTGCTGCTGCCGTCGATCTACTACGCCCACGAGCGCGACGTATTCCTGCGCGATGGCATGTGGATGACTCCCGGCGTCTGGGGCGGACCGCGCGAAGGAGAAGAGCTGCAACGACTCTCGGTGCGCTACCGCACCGTCGGCGACGGCAGCTCCACCGGCGCCGTACTGTCCGAGGCCGCCGACAACGACGCCGTCCTCGACGAGGTCGCCGCATCGCGACTCACCGAACGAGGCGCCACCCGCGGCGACGACCGCGTGTCCGAGGCCGCCATGGAAGACCGCAAACGCGAAGGATACTTCTGA
- a CDS encoding sulfate adenylyltransferase subunit 1 — protein sequence MSSTHHHAPDLLRIATAGSVDDGKSTLVGRLLYDTKSVLADQIDAVTKASVDRGLDTPDLSLLVDGLRAEREQGITIDVAYRYFATPARSFVLADTPGHVQYTRNTVSGASTAQLVILLVDARNGVVAQTRRHAAVMALLGVPQLVLAVNKIDLVDDAATVFAEVSADFAELTRSLGWSDEQVTSIPVSALRGDNVAIRSESTSFYDGPTLIEHLETVPNLTDRRQVGLRFPVQYVIRPRTPEYPDYRGYAGQIAAGRVSVGDEVVILPSGQRSTVSQIDTADGPLASAHTGRSVTLLLTDDVDISRGDVIASAVDAPEPVQQFTATVCWLAEKQLRPGARLLLKHGTKTTQAIVGALDALFDEQNLALVPAPESVELNQIVRISVQTAEPIPADDYQTNRESGSFLLIDPQGGNTLAAGLVGDALSPLHLKELV from the coding sequence ATGAGTTCGACCCACCACCACGCTCCGGACCTGCTGCGCATCGCCACCGCGGGCAGCGTGGACGACGGCAAGTCGACACTCGTAGGCCGCCTTTTGTACGACACCAAATCGGTTCTCGCCGATCAGATCGACGCGGTCACCAAGGCGTCGGTGGACCGCGGTCTGGACACCCCGGACCTGTCATTGCTCGTCGACGGACTGCGCGCCGAACGCGAGCAGGGCATCACCATCGACGTGGCCTACCGCTACTTCGCAACTCCCGCACGGTCATTCGTGCTCGCCGACACCCCCGGTCACGTGCAGTACACCCGCAACACCGTCTCCGGCGCGTCGACCGCCCAGTTGGTCATCCTGCTCGTCGACGCACGCAACGGTGTTGTGGCCCAGACACGTCGGCATGCCGCGGTGATGGCGCTGCTCGGTGTGCCGCAGCTCGTCTTGGCCGTCAACAAGATCGACCTGGTGGACGACGCGGCGACGGTGTTCGCCGAGGTCTCCGCCGACTTCGCCGAGCTGACTCGTTCGTTGGGATGGTCGGACGAGCAGGTGACCTCCATCCCCGTCTCCGCGCTGCGCGGCGACAACGTGGCGATCCGGTCGGAATCGACGTCGTTCTACGACGGACCCACTCTGATCGAACACCTCGAGACCGTGCCCAATCTGACCGATCGACGTCAGGTCGGGTTGCGATTCCCCGTGCAGTACGTCATCCGGCCGCGCACTCCCGAGTACCCGGACTACCGCGGATACGCCGGCCAGATCGCGGCCGGCCGGGTGTCCGTGGGCGACGAGGTGGTGATCCTGCCGTCCGGGCAGCGCAGCACCGTGAGCCAGATCGACACCGCCGACGGACCATTGGCCAGCGCGCACACCGGGCGCAGTGTCACCCTGCTGCTCACCGATGACGTCGACATCTCCCGCGGTGACGTGATCGCCTCGGCCGTCGACGCCCCGGAACCGGTGCAGCAGTTCACCGCAACCGTATGCTGGCTCGCCGAGAAGCAGTTGCGCCCGGGAGCCCGCCTGCTGCTCAAGCACGGAACCAAGACCACCCAGGCCATCGTCGGTGCGCTCGACGCGCTGTTCGACGAGCAGAACCTGGCGCTGGTTCCAGCACCGGAATCGGTGGAGCTCAACCAGATCGTCCGTATCTCGGTGCAGACCGCCGAGCCCATCCCGGCCGACGACTACCAGACCAACCGCGAGTCCGGCAGCTTCCTGCTGATCGACCCGCAGGGCGGGAACACCCTGGCGGCCGGTCTCGTCGGTGACGCGCTCTCTCCGCTTCACCTCAAAGAGCTGGTGTGA
- a CDS encoding sirohydrochlorin chelatase translates to MTPTLVLAAHGSRDPRFGDTARRVRNAVAAQLPGVTVRLSFLDLNVPLVGDVVAESDAPVVVPLLLAAGYHSKTDLPAILAERNPDARQTEVLGTYPMTSALRQRLAEAGMSEQDGVILCAVGSSDAHADRHVHRRAIELSTHLHRPVETVFATKLGPGDRALHSAVRRLHAGGARRVVLSPYFLSAGLLTERVERALDTIVSDALVAGPLGAHPDVVDAVCTLYHRAARDIDRDREAAFRG, encoded by the coding sequence GTGACACCGACTCTCGTTCTTGCCGCACACGGCAGCCGTGATCCGCGTTTCGGCGACACGGCCCGCCGTGTCCGCAACGCGGTGGCCGCGCAGCTGCCCGGTGTGACGGTCCGGCTGTCGTTTCTCGACCTCAACGTCCCGCTCGTGGGTGACGTTGTCGCCGAATCCGATGCGCCCGTGGTGGTTCCGCTGCTGCTCGCAGCCGGCTACCACAGCAAGACCGACCTGCCGGCGATCCTCGCCGAGCGCAACCCCGATGCCCGCCAGACCGAGGTCCTCGGTACATATCCGATGACCTCGGCATTGCGGCAGCGGCTGGCCGAGGCCGGAATGTCCGAGCAGGACGGTGTCATCCTGTGCGCCGTCGGGTCGTCGGACGCCCACGCAGACCGGCACGTACACCGACGCGCCATCGAGCTGTCCACGCACCTGCACCGCCCCGTCGAGACGGTGTTCGCCACCAAGCTGGGCCCGGGTGATCGCGCGCTGCACAGTGCCGTTCGACGTCTGCACGCCGGCGGTGCCCGCCGAGTGGTACTCAGTCCCTACTTCCTGTCCGCCGGGCTGCTCACCGAACGGGTCGAACGAGCCCTCGACACGATCGTCTCCGACGCACTGGTCGCCGGCCCGCTGGGCGCGCACCCCGACGTCGTCGACGCGGTGTGCACGCTGTACCACCGCGCGGCCCGCGACATCGATCGCGACCGCGAGGCAGCCTTCCGCGGCTGA
- a CDS encoding sulfate/molybdate ABC transporter ATP-binding protein, with amino-acid sequence MSISVIGANKRYGDFAALDDVSIEIPDGSLTSLLGPSGSGKSTLLRAIAGLDSLDSGTVVISGSDVSGLAPQKRDIGFVFQHYAAFKHLTVRDNVAFGLKIRKKPKTEIDRKVDELLDIVGLTGFQKRYPAQLSGGQRQRMALARALAVDPQVLLLDEPFGALDAKVREDLRKWLRRLHDEVHVTTVLVTHDQQEALDVSDRIAVLNKGRIEQVGTPDDLYDRPVNPFVASFLGSTVRLNGELVRPHDIRIGRNPELALPAAEADLDTGVIKAKVVRVVHLGFETRVELLAATTGDEFAAQITRGDANALNLQPGEDIYARATKVPNLASPAV; translated from the coding sequence ATGTCGATCTCGGTAATCGGCGCCAACAAGCGCTACGGCGACTTCGCCGCACTCGACGACGTTTCCATCGAGATCCCCGACGGATCGCTGACATCGCTTCTCGGACCGTCGGGTTCGGGTAAGTCGACGCTGCTGCGTGCGATCGCCGGTCTCGACAGCCTGGACTCGGGCACGGTGGTCATCAGCGGCAGCGACGTCTCGGGCCTCGCGCCGCAGAAGCGCGACATCGGATTCGTCTTCCAGCACTACGCTGCGTTCAAACACCTGACGGTGCGCGACAATGTGGCCTTCGGGCTCAAGATCCGCAAAAAGCCCAAGACGGAGATCGACCGCAAGGTCGACGAGCTGCTCGACATCGTCGGACTTACCGGATTCCAGAAGCGTTATCCGGCACAGCTTTCCGGTGGGCAGCGGCAGCGCATGGCGCTGGCGCGGGCGCTGGCGGTGGACCCACAGGTGCTGCTGCTCGACGAGCCCTTCGGTGCGCTGGATGCCAAGGTTCGCGAGGATCTGCGCAAGTGGTTGCGCCGGCTGCACGACGAGGTCCACGTGACCACCGTCCTGGTGACCCACGATCAGCAGGAGGCGCTCGACGTCAGCGACCGCATCGCCGTGCTCAACAAGGGGCGCATCGAACAGGTCGGCACGCCCGACGATCTCTACGATCGCCCGGTGAATCCCTTCGTCGCGTCCTTCCTCGGTTCCACGGTGCGTCTCAACGGGGAACTGGTTCGGCCACACGATATCCGGATCGGCCGTAATCCCGAACTGGCGTTGCCGGCCGCGGAGGCCGATCTCGACACCGGCGTCATCAAGGCCAAGGTGGTCCGCGTCGTGCACCTCGGCTTCGAGACACGCGTCGAACTTCTCGCCGCCACCACCGGCGACGAATTCGCCGCGCAGATCACTCGCGGCGATGCCAACGCACTGAATCTGCAGCCAGGTGAGGACATCTACGCCCGTGCGACCAAGGTGCCGAACCTGGCGTCACCGGCCGTGTAA